From a single Phragmites australis chromosome 7, lpPhrAust1.1, whole genome shotgun sequence genomic region:
- the LOC133924912 gene encoding E3 ubiquitin-protein ligase MBR1-like: MDEHMGRRTVGGLLVTKGGSILLFREDGSRQKANTCCSRHGCSSRHSVDKSTGKEMHRAAVPNESTPATPRRSQIFRKPNRKPPLENSGSDSISRDAGSPCSETGNRSRDTPGRDLLDRLKERVNASRKRSLKRENSPSSPNGFSASSSTSSRSISRPSHASRIRKADEGASAGVDSVHRNVTGDARRNSERNDDDLLLVEHITRDHVYTEGFVSGFMARYRSGLQGGLSSLEDSIEDSNGYWRFDMVGTEQLENYFIFNDRHIGMRMDIDGMSYEELLALGDRIGTVNTGLSDDALSKCLNRSLYMPTTLGSHEDCDKKCSICQEEYSAGDEVGKMECKHYYHISCIQHWLRQKNWCPICKSVALNTK; encoded by the exons ATGGATGAACACATGGGAAGACGAACAGTCGGTGGCCTTCTCGTCACCAAGGGGGGCTCAATTCTTCTCTTCAGAGAAGACGGTTCGCGCCAAAAGGCTAACACTTGCTGCTCGCGCCACGGTTGTAGCAGTCGGCACTCGGTTGACAAAAGCACAGGCAAGGAAATGCACAGAGCAGCAGTGCCCAATGAATCGACACCAGCTACCCCTCGGAGATCACAAATTTTCAGAAAGCCCAACAGAAAGCCTCCACTGGAAAACAGTGGTTCAGACAGCATCAGCAGGGATGCTGGAAGCCCCTGTAGTGAAACCGGCAACAGGTCAAGAGACACTCCCGGGCGTGATCTACTGGATCGGCTTAAGGAGAGGGTCAATGCATCACGAAAGCGATCATTGAAAAGAGAGAACAGCCCATCATCACCAAATGGATTCAGTGCTAGTTCCTCCACTAGTAGCCGGTCGATCTCAAGGCCATCGCATGCTTCGCGGATAAGAAAAGCAGATGAAGGTGCAAGTGCTGGTGTTGACAGTGTGCACAGAAATGTCACTGGAGACGCTAGGAGGAATTCAGAGAGGAATGACGATGATCTGTTGCTAGTTGAGCATATAACAAGAGACCATGTGTATACTGAAGGGTTTGTTTCTGGATTCATGGCAAGATACAGAAGTGGCCTTCAAGGAGGGCTTTCGTCTCTGGAGGACAGCATTGAGGATTCAAATGGATATTGGCGCTTTGATATGGTAGGAACTGAACAG CTTGAAAACTACTTCATATTCAATGATCGGCATATAGGAATGAGGATGGACATCGACGGCATGTCTTACGAA GAATTGCTTGCCTTGGGGGATCGAATTGGTACTGTGAACACTGGTCTTTCAGATGATGCATTGTCCAAGTGCCTAAACAGGAGCCTCTACATGCCCACAACTTTAGGTTCTCATGAAGACTGTGACAAAAAGTGCAGCATATGCCAG GAGGAGTACTCAGCCGGTGACGAGGTGGGCAAGATGGAGTGTAAGCACTACTACCACATTTCCTGCATACAGCACTGGCTCCGGCAGAAGAACTGGTGCCCTATCTGCAAATCCGTTGCTTTGAATACCAAGTAG
- the LOC133924914 gene encoding uncharacterized protein LOC133924914 yields MAWWRKKVVFPTHRAWAAVSTRVRSSKTGSGGSILKLHEDVQTCGYKDVQVMFEILRTELEMSSHAPKQQLKRRPPSPWSSRSSSMIAAAQ; encoded by the exons ATGGCCtggtggaggaagaaggtggtcTTCCCGACGCACCGCGCGTGGGCCGCCGTCTCCACCCGCGTCCGCTCGAGCAAGACAG GCAGTGGAGGCAGCATTCTGAAGCTTCACGAGGATGTGCAAACCTGTGGGTACAAGGACGTGCAGGTGATGTTCGAGATTCTGAGGACCGAGCTGGAGATGTCATCGCACGCCCCGAAGCAGCAGCTCAAGCggcggccgccgtcgccgtggtCCAGCCGATCATCGTCGATGATCGCGGCCGCGCAATAG